The genomic stretch TCTTGGCAGTTTGGTGGTAGTTTAGGAAGTTTCATTTCTtaaatgtataatgcattactGACTCCATCCTCTAGATGGCATCAGTGCTCCAGGAAAACCTCTGCAGCCATGTCacacccaacaatgcagatttcCTGCAAAAAGAGCAGTGTTAACTGGATGATCAGATATCTCTACAAAGAATGTTTAATTCTAATTATTATTAGCATGGTGAAAGATGGTTGAGGACCTGAGGCATTAACGCTAAGTTTGTGGGTTCAGTCCTGGTTAAGTCCCGACTATTTTTTTCCATCCATCAGCATGGTGCCTTTGAGTCAGGCACTTAACCTCAGGTCAATGCTTTCCACAAAGTGTCAACAGCTGAACTGTACATGTTCTAATTCCTCAAATCCCAGAGCTGcatttacatttctttaaaacttgatgaaaaattaaaacaactaAAATAATGAACCAGGAAACCAAaagatattttattgtaaacacagaaaCATTAGTTTGTGAGATGTTAAACTGACACAGAGCCACTGAAAAAGCCATCAAGCTATTTGTTTTAAAAGCAATATTAGCTTTATACACATCAGCAACCCAGCGAGCAATACCCCACCCACACACCCCCACATGACCCATGTCAAAGACAGCATCTCAATTTCAGCTGAATGTCTGAAGAGTTTTCCAGTTAcacaatatttaataataataataataaaaaaaaaaactagatcAGGAGTTAACTCAGGACCCTCTAGGTCCACTTTCCACTTACTTAAAACtttttagtaatcctgaagaccttgattagctggttctggtgtgtttgattagggttggagcaaaactctgcaggaaagttgCCCTTGAGGGCCAGAGTTGAAAACCCCTGATTTTCCCATTTaatggctgcatccgaaaactcaaaaatgctgccttcggaggacattccaaggtaggaaggcatcaagacACGTCTGAATCCAAAGCTttacttcctgtctcctgagataccttcatctgatcgatttttgaaggcagcatagctCTATCCTTTGcttttgatatcccacaatcctgtgctttccattctgtgacagctgAGCTAAATATAAAGATGGCGTTTGAAAGTTGCtgttggtggtcagtttgtgtaaatgtacatttttgaccaacGTTTTCCACTTTTGGTGTCCTTTCTAGCGAGAAGttactattgtagtaattaaatattcactGAGTTTTCACCAAAGCTCAATCTATTTtgttgtagatcattaaaccgttACGCTGCTTctgaagtctgtccgaaatcgtTTCGTGAGGTGCCTTTGTGTGCAAACGCTGCCTGCAGTCACTGcaagttttcggatgcagctaATACTTTCAAAGCGAACCATTGGAGGGGATTTATGGGTAATTTGTCAGTGACCTTGAGATGTTTACTGCAATGGTGTTGTCTTTATTTGTTCACCTTTGTTAAAAGTTAAAGCACATGGGGTTGAGATAAAAAAAGATAACATCAGCAAAACATTCACATTCAAGTTCATAATCATACCAACATTCATGCTCCTATTCAAATTCCCTTATGTTTATTTTGACAGAATTAcactaaagaaacatttataacATCCACATCCTCAGAAATGTCTAGGAGAATACTGAAGCGTGAACAATTATCGCAGTAAAATACTCTGGATGTTGAATATCACAATGTGTCTACATAGAATGCAACATCTAAGTTATAAATTACACTATGATGCCTCATTACATGCTATGGACACAATATGAATGTTTTGTGACAGTGTCTGTCTCTTTCATGGGTTCAGTCTGAATTTTATGAAAAAGACAACACAATAAAGACAATATTTTCTTCCCTTCTGCTCAAGCTCAAGATTTCTCAGAAGTGTTTCTCAGAGATGAATGATAATGTATTGTAATTTTAGTCTTCATTAACATCATGCCTAAATGCAGTATGATTCtaaggcccagtttcacagacagggtttagattaagccaggattaggccttagttcaattaggacatttaagtggCTTTTATATACATGccttagaaagaaaaaaaattattggtGTGCATCtcgagacaaaacaatggcactgacatattttaagatatgtcactGCAATTTGCTTTCAgtcaaaacagctcaaacaccttttagtctgggactaggcttaagccttgtctgtgaaaccgggggtaaaTCCTAAAGCATTAATGATTTATACATATTGCATACAGAAAATTATTGCTTGTGAGGATGTATCTTAATGTTTGTCTGCCTGCAAAATCTCAACTGTTATCTTTGGCAATGATTCAGAAATAAggaacagacttttttttttttttgccttctGGCCTTTCCTTAATGAAAGTGCTGAAATATCTCCCAGAAGGGTCTCAGATGTAAATAGCCACCAAGTGTGCTGTAATGCAGATGCACAGGGTTGAATTTTACACCTGTGTGATCCAGTAATATCTGAGTAGCAGCGGTTACAGAAGTCAAGTGCTTTGTGCTCTTAATGTTTCCCTAATGTTACTCTAATGTTAGTAAAGGTTATGGCTTCTCCTTcaggatttttatttattgaccCTGGCTGTAGTAACATTTTAGAATTAAGCTTTTTTTATTGTggttcaaaaaatgtttttcatattTACTTCAAAATCTATTTGCATAGAATCTGTTGGTAGAAAACAGGGTCGCATTATTACACCATGTGCTTCAGTTGTTCATTTGTGCTCTTCATTGCCATTTTAAGGCTAATTCACACCATACAACAGATGCTGACCATCAGCAACAGAAACATTTGTTGGGTTTAGTTGGATCAGTGCATTACCCTGTCATTGCCTGTTCCTGTTCATCGACTGAACGTTTAACTGGAGTGTGTCTGGTTGTGGAATGTCTGCGTTGGTCGGCATCTGTTGGTGCAGTGTCAACTAGCTTTTATACAAATGgatgttttagttttgtttgttttttgcaaattCCTGTGGCAAAGTTCAACCTAAATGACTATCCGATACAAAACGCATGAAACAAATGAAGTATAAGACTGCACAAATGAGCTATAAATGTACGACTTTCTTCGTCTCCCAAAGTTGGGAGTAGGGCTGTGATTTTAAGGCGCCAAAcatacatttgtttttcttaCCATGCAAAGAAACACATTCCAGTTTCAAGCACTACGCGCTGGCTCCTTGAACTTCTCTGGAGACAATGTTTAATCTATAAATATTGACCAGGCATTCTCTTTCTCAAGGTCTAGAGCGACTCCGAAGGGTCATCCGAGGGATGAAATATCCTACTCATGCAATTCTTCCACCTCTCTCAGGCAAACTGAGAACGAAAGGGAATAAGATCCCTTTGGCCTCCACAGGTGCTTTTAGAGACTCATCTTTGAATCGACCTCCATCCTCTTCAACAACAAACTGAAGAGTCTGAGATTTATTCACACAGTAGATGCAATTATCAATGACAGCGCATCGAAATGGCAAAGTGCAGCCCTGCTGCTGGGAGGCACAATCATGCCACATCTTCACAATGGTGTTGTATTTAAAGACGCTGATCCCCTGTTCACGGTTAACGTCGAATCGGTAGATGAAGCTCTTGAGAGCCACCATGTCTGTGGATTTTTTCCTGCTGTTGTTATATGGACACTCCTGCCATTCATCTCTCTTGGGGTCATATTTCAGCAACCGATAGAACAGAGACCCTCCCGAGACATACAGCTCGCCGTTACACGTAGTGGCTTCGTGAGCCACCGCAAATGCCCCTTTAGGTAGAGGGGCCACTGCTGTCCAGCGGTCCATTCGAGGGTCATACTTCTCCACTGTGAAAAGACATTCACCGCCAATGGCGTACAGGTTCCCATCCATGGAGACAAGCTTGAGCTGTGATCGTGCTTGGTTCATGGATCGGACTTCGCTCCAGCGGTCCGTAATGGGATTGTAGCAGAACACTTTGTCTGAGACTTTGCTTTTCTCCCCAGTCCCTCTGATCCCGCCGGCGACAAACAAGTAGTTGTACATGGTACAAATACCACAGCCCCTGGTGTTGATGTCGTCTGGCATGACAGTCAGGGTGTGCCAATCCTTACTGCTCTTGTTGTAGTAGTAGATCATGTGATTGTCCTCAAAAGACGTGATGGAGAGGGGACTCTGGGGACGGCTGCTGTTTCTGCTGGGCGGTCTACTTCCTACACGTTCAAACACATCGTTAATTTCCGCCACCATCAGACATTTGCGACTCTCCATCCGTTTGCGCAGGATGAGATCTCTCTCTGAGCCTGTCAGGCGCCCGTAGACAGCTGGATCTCTCAAAACCTGCAGATAGTTGTCGCTCATGAATCGATAGgcagtttctttcagttcattTAGTCGCTGCTTTTTGGCGATTGTTAGGATTTCGTAGCAGTTCTCAGGTTTGATCTGTGTGGATATGGTATCAATAGCAGCCTGTACCGCACAGGGCATCTGCAGGATCTTTGCCCCTGTGATGACATCCACAACATTGTCTTTGCTTACGTTCATCTGGGAGGAGTAAACATAATCTACAAGCACTGATAAGGTCTTGTAGCTCATTCCTTTTACCTTCAGGATGTCTCTAGAGAGCCTGGCTTTAAAATAATCACTTTTCTCAGCTAATACTGATTTGTGTGCTTGTATTTTCTGTCCGCCCACCTCTATGACTAAATTTGGCTCTTCTTTTGCCGAGAGAGCTTCTCTTACTGCAGATCCACTTTGCTTTAGCCCTTGGCTTGATTCCAGCCCAGTCTGTCCAAACGATGTTCTGTTGCGGGTCTGATCTGCTCCTTCAGAGGAACTTATAAAGCATCCCAGGGTTTTTTCAAATGACCTCGTTTCCTGGGAGCTTGAACGGGAATGATTTCTGTCTTCTGTGGAGGagacatttttaatgtcaaACTGTCCATCTCTTAGGGCATTGGATAatttgtcagtttcctctttgttCTCTGGTTGGAAGCACAGAGAGGGTGCCAAACTGCAAGATACCTTTGTTCCATTTGTTTCTTCTCTACTATTCCCTTGACTTGAAGCTTCACTCAAATTTCTCAAACTGAGGTCCAGATTTTGTGCTCTAGTTGAGTCCAGAGGTTGAATGTGCTCTTGAAATCCACTGTCGCTAGATTCAGCGTCTTGTGCATACTCTGCACCTGTTACAGCACCATAGTGTCCCAAACTCCTATTGTCAGTCAAACCTCCTGATTCTGACGTGTTCCACGTACCCTGGAGATCCTGCAGTATTTCCATGCTGGGGATGCCTGTTTTCCCCATAGCCGGGACATTGTTGTTGTTCCCTTCAGCGGGGATAGGTGATTCTGGAGAGTCAGGGTTTGCAGCGTGAAATATAACATCTGCTTGTACTGTGAACATGTTTCTGTCTTGCAGAGTGTTGTTCATCTTTCTGTAGTTGCGACAGACTGTCACTCATTTAGTGCTTTCAGAGCAATAAGAACAACTTAATTTGTCAGAAGTTTCTCCTTTGCCGGCTGTAGAGCTAAATTAATCCCAGTGAGCCCCATGAAAGACTGGCAGATCCTAATTATTAGGTTAATGATAGTTCAGAGACAGCATTGCTAGGAATGTCCTagcaaaacaatgttttatgtttgttcCATCAGAGTACATTTCACCCAGgtaaagaagaaaaataaacaaaattttccTATATCAAGAGAAGATTGTGTTCTCAGCTCTGGGTCCAAACCTTccaagaaaagaagaaaatgtTATTCATTTACATAATTACAAACATATAACCCATATTTATATTGATCAAAGAAACTATCTCGTAATCCAAATGATTAGaaaattgtaaatataaaattaaaacgtGTAAACTGTGATGATGAAGTGGTATTCTTTTGGGAAAAGCACATATTTAGCCTTCCAACAAAGAAAATAATCTGTCTTAAAGTAATATGTCATAAGCATGAAATGAGTTACTGTTCAAATACTCCTCACAGACCAACACCGAAACCCTAAGACACCATAATGCGCATGCGCACTATTCACAAACCTACTGACAGCTTTAAGGATTAAATCTTTTAAATCTTAAAGACGTCGAGAAACACAGAGATTTATTCGTGCCTTTAGTTAATAATCTTTCATTATAGTCGTTACATTTCCCGTTTCATAGCTCAGATAAACAAATGTACAAAGGCGAATTATTGATAACGCAGAGGAAAAATTAGACAGTTTCCGACAGATAAAGtagtttttgaaataataatattgaatacTTAGTATTAAATGTATGAGGCCCTAGTACTTGATAAATAGCAGAATTTCTTTGAGCTTTTCCTTACACAAAGCGTTCTTATGTAAGTCACTGACCGTCTAACGTTATCTAAATGCACCGCGCTGCAGGGAGTCCACACATTTGTCTGAGATTGTCTTGGGTTTTAACAAATGTAGACCACTTACCCATTCACGTGAATGCACTATCCATCCCATATTGTGATAAAACGGCAGCTCAGTAGGAacttctcttcctcctcctcatcctcgACCAACTGTATGCGTCTGAAAGCCTCGACTGGAGAATCGGCGTCCACAAAATATCATTATTTCAATGAAGCGGATGAAACGAAATATATTCCACAGAAGCGATTCTGTGCTCCTGATCTGATCGACGCCACCTCTCTGCCCTCGGAGCGCTTTGCAGTATTTTGGATTTTACTGTAAACTGAGGTAGTTATTGATCTAAACCACACCCCCGTTTGTGTTCACCCTCTACACATCAGCTGCTGATCAAATCCGCGGTAAGCGCGCGACGCTCCTGTAGTGTTCACTCGACGCGCGCGGCCAAATGAAGGATGTTGCGCAACGGTCTACGGGAACTCCCAGCGCAAAGAGCATTTGAACGtttattgcattaaaaaaaaaaacttaatctCGAGCTAAAGCATTTGAGGTGTTTAATTTAAcgttttaaacatgtttttaacatgtcACTATTCTatataaaaaggtaaaaaaaaaaaaaaaagaagaagcagGAATATTTGTCCTTTCAGGCTTTACCCAcagtacaaaaaacaaaaaagcctGAAAAAACTGTCAAGAGCAGAATGACTTCATCTGGCCTTCTAAAATGTGGTGAAGTTTTATGAGCGCATTAAGGAGGACCATTACTCTCCGTCCTGATATTATGGGCTGGACTACTCTTCAAGAGAGTTACTATGGTAACCACTCCATTTCATAGAGCAACACATCATCGTTGAGACTGTCTGTCAGCCTGACAGCACATGGTCAGACTGAGATGTCACTATTAGCCCTCTAAATACACACATCAGCTGTTCTCAGTCTGAGGGGACTCACAAAGATCCCTGAGCCTGCAAAGGCTGTaagcatcacacacacacacataagtgTGGCATTCTGAAGGAGGAAGTGGTGGGACAGCCTCCTTAAAACAACTACATGTtacctattattattatttatttattttggaggAGGCCCAATGCTTTCATAGCACTTTGAGGACTAAGTATCTCAAACATAAGTTTCATCcactattaaaggattagttcactttcaaatgaaaattagcccaagctatactcaccctcaagccatcctaggtgtatatgactttgttctttctgatgaacacaatctgagaaatattaataaatatcctgacgcatccgacctttataatggcagtgagcgggatcaacgagtatgagctgaagaaagtgcctccatccacatccattataaacatattccacGCAGTTCCGGagtgttaataaaggctttccgtttgtaaaaaaaaaaattccatatttaacaatgaagtaaaatatgtagcgcgtaagcattttgaactgcaagagttttacactttttttgtaaagcggtctggcagaagctagatcttttacttcataacttgttaaatatgatttttttttttttaacacaaacacttcagaaggcctttattaaccccccggagccatgtgaagtatgtttatgatggatggatgtggatggagacactttcttcagctcatactcattggtcccattcactgccattataaagcttggatgcatcaggatatttattaatatttctctgattgtgttcatcagaaagaagaaagtcatatacacctaggatggcctGAGGTTGAGTAAAGTTTGGGCTAATTTATTTGATGTTCATTATGACAATCCAATATCAAGATTCTTACAAACACTGAAATATCATTATACAcaaatacattatttacaaaaaaactaatttacTAAGGCATtttgcaaaattattatttctaGGAGTG from Megalobrama amblycephala isolate DHTTF-2021 linkage group LG5, ASM1881202v1, whole genome shotgun sequence encodes the following:
- the LOC125268678 gene encoding kelch repeat and BTB domain-containing protein 11, with translation MNNTLQDRNMFTVQADVIFHAANPDSPESPIPAEGNNNNVPAMGKTGIPSMEILQDLQGTWNTSESGGLTDNRSLGHYGAVTGAEYAQDAESSDSGFQEHIQPLDSTRAQNLDLSLRNLSEASSQGNSREETNGTKVSCSLAPSLCFQPENKEETDKLSNALRDGQFDIKNVSSTEDRNHSRSSSQETRSFEKTLGCFISSSEGADQTRNRTSFGQTGLESSQGLKQSGSAVREALSAKEEPNLVIEVGGQKIQAHKSVLAEKSDYFKARLSRDILKVKGMSYKTLSVLVDYVYSSQMNVSKDNVVDVITGAKILQMPCAVQAAIDTISTQIKPENCYEILTIAKKQRLNELKETAYRFMSDNYLQVLRDPAVYGRLTGSERDLILRKRMESRKCLMVAEINDVFERVGSRPPSRNSSRPQSPLSITSFEDNHMIYYYNKSSKDWHTLTVMPDDINTRGCGICTMYNYLFVAGGIRGTGEKSKVSDKVFCYNPITDRWSEVRSMNQARSQLKLVSMDGNLYAIGGECLFTVEKYDPRMDRWTAVAPLPKGAFAVAHEATTCNGELYVSGGSLFYRLLKYDPKRDEWQECPYNNSRKKSTDMVALKSFIYRFDVNREQGISVFKYNTIVKMWHDCASQQQGCTLPFRCAVIDNCIYCVNKSQTLQFVVEEDGGRFKDESLKAPVEAKGILFPFVLSLPERGGRIA